A single Nostoc sp. PCC 7107 DNA region contains:
- a CDS encoding type II toxin-antitoxin system VapC family toxin: MILLDTHIWLWWLHSPDQLSERGRNLLTVGENQNALIVSAISVWEIAVKYSNGKLPLPLPVNEWFALAKSRPGITIEPLDPLDAITSTQLPGDFHKDPADRIIVAIAYHRNIELMTCDQKILNYPHIKTIC, translated from the coding sequence ATGATTTTATTAGACACCCACATTTGGCTGTGGTGGCTCCATTCCCCAGATCAGCTTTCTGAGCGTGGTCGTAACCTATTAACCGTAGGCGAAAATCAAAATGCCCTTATTGTTTCTGCTATTTCTGTTTGGGAAATCGCAGTTAAGTATAGTAATGGGAAACTACCACTCCCACTTCCCGTTAATGAATGGTTTGCACTTGCCAAAAGCCGACCTGGAATTACCATAGAACCACTCGATCCACTTGATGCAATTACCAGTACCCAATTACCCGGCGACTTCCACAAAGACCCAGCCGATCGTATTATTGTTGCGATCGCCTACCACCGCAATATAGAACTTATGACCTGCGATCAAAAAATTCTCAACTATCCACACATCAAAACAATTTGCTGA
- a CDS encoding DUF5615 family PIN-like protein: MARLYTDEQFPRIVSELLRTMGHDVLTVQEAGNDNLGISDEEVLAFAIRDNRAVITLNRQDFVRLHRANSEHFGIIVCTNDTDRNRMAIRINEALVSEESLAGKLIRVVRPVI; encoded by the coding sequence ATGGCACGTTTGTATACAGATGAACAATTTCCCCGGATAGTCAGCGAACTGCTGCGGACAATGGGACATGATGTTTTAACTGTACAGGAAGCTGGTAACGATAATTTAGGTATTTCCGATGAGGAAGTATTAGCTTTTGCAATTAGAGATAATCGTGCAGTCATAACCCTCAATCGTCAAGATTTTGTCCGCTTGCATCGTGCTAATTCTGAGCATTTTGGTATTATTGTTTGTACAAACGATACTGACAGAAATCGAATGGCAATTCGTATTAATGAAGCTTTGGTATCTGAGGAATCTTTGGCAGGTAAGTTGATTCGGGTTGTACGTCCGGTAATTTAG
- a CDS encoding DUF433 domain-containing protein has protein sequence MTRQEIEAQLLGLSLADKADIIQSLTKNLSTSGRGITKTPGVCGGEACIAGTRIAIWLLVEAQQLGINEAQLLQDYPHITAADLVNAWAYADAYPEEITAAIRANNEAA, from the coding sequence ATGACTCGTCAAGAAATCGAAGCGCAACTTCTCGGCTTATCGCTTGCTGACAAAGCAGATATTATCCAAAGTCTGACCAAAAACCTTAGCACCAGTGGAAGGGGAATTACTAAAACTCCTGGTGTGTGTGGTGGTGAAGCTTGTATTGCGGGAACTCGAATTGCTATTTGGCTTTTAGTGGAAGCACAGCAACTTGGTATTAATGAAGCTCAATTATTGCAGGACTATCCTCACATTACCGCAGCAGATTTAGTCAATGCTTGGGCTTATGCTGATGCTTATCCCGAAGAAATTACTGCCGCAATTCGTGCTAATAATGAGGCAGCCTAA
- a CDS encoding AAA-like domain-containing protein — protein sequence MTGDYEYKVGGGLPENAPSYVFRKADTEFYQWLKAGEFCFVFNSRQMGKTSLLNRTMKRLRTEGFACAKIDLTEIGIDEGSQESNLEQWYTGIAYILVNQLQVLSPPEELFIWWDKRIQLPPVQRFGSFLEELVLPNVKGKIIIFIDEIDSILSLNLKFRHSNDFFGLLRSCYEKRALNPDFNRLSFALLGVATPNDLIYDKKRTPFNIGRAVQLNGFKEEEIAPLAEGLSGKVSNIQAVMKGVLIWTGGQPFLTQKLCNLLLQELSVYSECYTPEPNALDWVGTVVRKQIIDNWESLDEPEHLRTIRKRILTDEQFAGSLLGLYEQILQEGEIAVDGSPEKMRLRLTGLVVEQQEKLKVYNLVYRDVFNLSWVETELNKLRPCADNFNAWLKSQCQDNSYLVHSEDLEQARVWANGKSLSDADYRFLSASVEAELNQKVVEAETKRNKALQEERKTNQRLLKAQRNAKKALGEERKANQRLLEAQKNIENTLIEEQLANKRLTKAQKRTKRVLLAGLFGLIIMAMIAGTWFKIARDTEIAADLELNGALVQQQFENDPLGALLRAMKIARQLQEQVSDGRPLEQYPALNPMLALRSILVNIKERNQFQSWAPDFSPRQLTFSRNGQYFATAGETVALWNSKWEKIDEFYGNKSTETEIDDGKVIIKSNCSGSIGSISRGNCNFYSVSFSPDSKQIAAAQGDGSIVLLNISGQKLVKFKEFQTDLGIANSVSFSPDGTLLVTASEKEQSFIPSKESKAFLWNLSGEKIAEFKGHTDIINSVLFSPNGQLIATASNDKTARLWNLSGQQLAEFKGHESRVNDVTFSQNSDLVLTASSDNTARLWNLSGEEIKKLKGGIHSIFSVKFSPDGQQIVTGGGDGKVRFWNLSGQQLSELKVSPDIVSSTTFSPNGKQLATAGNDNMVRLFDLSGTRKTNEFDLLTDRIIDFRHNDKIVDSVTFSPDGEFIATTEDGLMRIWNLDGRKIHEIKPPDNYANDANFSPDGKFIATVQHGIHHEKLSFWDWTKQRLTQFTEEFEYHVNALYRESISFSPDSKLLLTPGIDHTIQLRDLSGKIVKEFKIDDNFTIVNMRFSANGKQVVVLGNSLGADPDKTSLNIYEYEIVQLWNLSGEKVSEFKIPKKQRAMDISINSDGIVIATTIIDEGDKDYRTVWLWKLSGEKLAEFKPYQGAVKTVRFSPNGKIFATSGIDSTIKLWNLKGQQVGEFKLGQNNSKLKAKENFYPYNIVEENRPRNYVNWMSFSPDGKKLAAACNDGMIRLFVVDDLEEMLERGCKWLDDYLATRPEMRKEICPNNK from the coding sequence ATGACCGGAGATTATGAGTACAAGGTTGGTGGTGGTTTACCAGAAAATGCCCCCAGTTACGTATTTAGGAAAGCCGACACAGAATTTTATCAGTGGTTGAAAGCGGGGGAGTTTTGTTTTGTCTTTAACTCCCGACAAATGGGTAAAACCAGTTTGCTGAATCGGACAATGAAACGATTGCGAACAGAGGGTTTTGCTTGTGCCAAGATTGATTTAACCGAAATAGGTATTGATGAAGGTAGTCAGGAAAGCAACCTTGAACAATGGTATACGGGTATTGCTTACATCTTGGTGAATCAACTACAAGTTTTATCTCCACCCGAAGAATTATTTATTTGGTGGGATAAACGTATTCAATTACCTCCCGTGCAGCGATTTGGTTCGTTTTTGGAAGAACTAGTGCTGCCAAATGTCAAGGGGAAAATTATTATTTTTATTGATGAAATCGATAGTATTTTAAGTTTAAATTTAAAATTTCGTCACTCCAATGATTTTTTTGGTCTGCTTAGAAGTTGTTATGAAAAGCGTGCTTTAAATCCAGATTTTAATCGTTTGAGCTTTGCTTTGCTGGGTGTGGCGACTCCCAACGATTTGATTTATGATAAAAAACGAACGCCGTTTAATATTGGTCGAGCAGTTCAACTTAATGGTTTTAAGGAAGAAGAAATCGCACCCTTAGCTGAAGGATTAAGCGGAAAAGTTAGCAATATTCAAGCAGTGATGAAAGGGGTTTTAATTTGGACTGGTGGACAACCTTTTTTAACGCAAAAACTTTGTAATTTATTATTACAAGAATTATCTGTATATTCAGAATGTTACACTCCAGAGCCAAATGCTTTAGATTGGGTGGGGACAGTTGTCAGAAAGCAAATTATTGATAACTGGGAATCCTTGGATGAACCAGAGCATTTAAGAACTATAAGGAAAAGAATTTTAACTGACGAGCAATTTGCTGGTAGTTTGTTGGGTTTGTATGAGCAAATTTTGCAAGAAGGAGAGATTGCTGTTGATGGTAGTCCAGAAAAAATGAGGTTGCGTTTGACTGGATTGGTAGTGGAGCAACAGGAAAAGCTAAAGGTTTATAATCTCGTTTATCGGGATGTTTTTAATTTAAGCTGGGTTGAGACAGAGTTAAATAAATTGCGTCCTTGTGCTGATAATTTTAACGCTTGGTTAAAAAGTCAATGTCAGGATAATTCTTATTTAGTACATTCGGAAGATTTAGAACAAGCTCGTGTCTGGGCTAATGGAAAAAGTTTGAGTGATGCTGATTATCGGTTTTTATCTGCGAGTGTTGAAGCTGAGTTAAATCAGAAGGTTGTGGAGGCAGAAACCAAACGAAATAAAGCTTTGCAGGAAGAGAGGAAAACTAATCAGCGTTTATTAAAAGCACAAAGAAATGCTAAGAAAGCTTTAGGGGAAGAGAGGAAAGCCAACCAGCGTTTGCTGGAAGCACAAAAAAATATTGAAAATACGCTAATAGAAGAACAACTAGCGAATAAACGCCTAACAAAAGCTCAGAAAAGAACAAAACGAGTATTGTTAGCTGGTCTATTCGGATTAATTATCATGGCAATGATAGCAGGGACATGGTTTAAGATTGCGCGAGATACAGAAATAGCAGCAGATTTAGAATTAAACGGTGCGCTTGTACAACAGCAATTTGAAAATGATCCATTAGGAGCATTGCTAAGAGCTATGAAAATTGCTCGACAACTACAAGAGCAAGTCAGCGATGGTCGCCCTTTAGAACAGTATCCTGCTCTAAATCCCATGTTAGCTTTACGAAGCATCTTAGTTAATATTAAAGAACGTAACCAGTTTCAAAGTTGGGCACCTGATTTTTCACCTCGACAACTAACATTTAGTCGCAATGGTCAGTATTTTGCAACAGCAGGAGAAACAGTAGCCTTATGGAATAGTAAATGGGAAAAAATAGATGAATTTTATGGTAATAAATCTACTGAAACTGAAATTGATGATGGAAAAGTAATAATAAAATCTAACTGTTCTGGTAGTATCGGCTCAATAAGTCGGGGTAATTGTAATTTTTATAGTGTGAGTTTTAGTCCTGATAGTAAGCAAATTGCAGCAGCACAAGGTGATGGCTCAATAGTGTTACTAAACATATCTGGGCAAAAGCTTGTGAAATTTAAAGAGTTTCAAACAGATTTGGGTATTGCAAATAGCGTAAGTTTTAGTCCTGATGGAACGCTACTTGTTACTGCATCTGAAAAAGAACAATCTTTTATACCGTCAAAAGAGAGTAAAGCATTTTTATGGAACTTATCAGGAGAAAAAATAGCTGAATTCAAAGGTCATACGGATATTATTAATAGTGTGCTTTTCAGTCCAAATGGTCAATTAATTGCAACTGCCAGTAATGATAAGACAGCACGCTTGTGGAACCTTTCTGGACAACAACTTGCTGAGTTTAAAGGGCATGAAAGTAGAGTAAATGATGTTACATTTAGCCAAAATAGTGATTTAGTTTTAACTGCTAGTAGCGATAACACAGCACGATTATGGAATTTATCTGGAGAGGAAATTAAAAAATTAAAAGGAGGAATTCACAGTATATTTAGTGTAAAATTTAGCCCTGATGGTCAACAAATTGTCACTGGAGGAGGTGATGGTAAAGTTCGCTTCTGGAATTTATCTGGGCAACAATTAAGTGAATTAAAAGTTAGTCCAGATATTGTTTCTAGTACAACTTTTAGTCCCAATGGTAAGCAACTTGCCACAGCCGGAAATGATAACATGGTAAGGTTATTTGATTTATCAGGAACAAGGAAAACAAACGAATTTGACTTACTTACAGATAGAATTATAGATTTTCGGCATAATGACAAAATTGTAGATAGTGTCACCTTTAGTCCTGATGGTGAATTCATTGCAACAACTGAAGATGGACTGATGAGGATATGGAATTTAGATGGACGAAAAATTCACGAAATTAAACCGCCTGATAATTACGCCAATGATGCAAATTTTAGTCCTGATGGTAAATTCATTGCAACAGTGCAACATGGAATACATCATGAAAAATTGAGTTTCTGGGATTGGACAAAACAAAGACTAACGCAATTTACAGAAGAATTTGAATATCATGTTAATGCACTTTATCGTGAGTCTATAAGTTTTAGCCCTGATAGCAAACTACTGTTGACTCCAGGAATAGATCATACAATACAGTTAAGAGATTTATCAGGAAAGATTGTTAAGGAATTTAAGATTGACGACAACTTTACAATAGTGAATATGCGTTTTAGTGCTAATGGTAAACAAGTAGTCGTTCTTGGTAATAGTCTTGGTGCAGACCCAGACAAAACTAGCTTGAATATCTATGAATATGAGATAGTACAGTTATGGAACTTATCAGGAGAAAAGGTAAGTGAATTCAAAATACCTAAAAAACAAAGAGCTATGGATATTAGTATTAATTCTGATGGTATAGTAATTGCTACTACCATCATTGATGAAGGAGACAAAGACTACCGTACAGTTTGGTTATGGAAGCTATCTGGAGAGAAACTCGCTGAATTTAAACCATATCAGGGTGCAGTTAAAACAGTGCGTTTTAGTCCTAATGGCAAAATATTTGCAACATCAGGAATTGATAGCACAATCAAATTATGGAACTTAAAGGGACAGCAAGTTGGCGAATTTAAATTAGGTCAAAATAATAGCAAATTAAAAGCAAAAGAGAATTTCTATCCTTATAATATTGTTGAAGAAAACAGACCTCGTAATTATGTTAACTGGATGAGTTTTAGTCCTGATGGCAAGAAGCTTGCTGCTGCGTGTAATGATGGGATGATACGTTTATTTGTAGTTGATGACTTAGAAGAAATGTTAGAGCGAGGTTGTAAGTGGTTGGATGATTACCTTGCTACTCGTCCTGAAATGCGAAAAGAAATTTGTCCTAATAATAAATAG